A genome region from Arachidicoccus soli includes the following:
- a CDS encoding peptidylprolyl isomerase produces the protein MKKYLFLNTLFVIIAMSAFGQQQKVVLDKIIAQVGDNIILKSEIDQGVNQYKNAPNAQNLPPDLDCEILQNQIMRKALAIQAQRDSLPFSNDEVEAAFQNRMRYFMSMYGSKEAVEKASGMTIDQMHDNLLPDLREQLLSQKMQQKITQDVTVTPAEVEAYFNQIPKDSLRFYESQFEANQIIIYPTPNQDVVDLIKSQLEGWKKEVETGKANFSNLAKLYSDDPSAKDNGGQFSMNREDDKGKFDPDFMAAAFRLREGQISPVVKSQFGYHIIQMVSRAGNDAIVRHILKIPPVTDVEIKAALSKLDSVRNLLVDKKLSFAAAFSLYNDNKDAKFNAGAIMGGSPYNPITPFTIDEMQDKDLATLLPTMKVGDYSIPQVFTDNNGRKAVRIVYLQSRTKPHRENLSDDYATIQSNALAYKQQMAMNKWLTTHMKDFYIQIDPAYAHCSELQEWMKNSENRVEHYSANSIK, from the coding sequence ATGAAGAAATATTTATTTTTAAATACACTTTTTGTAATAATAGCTATGAGTGCTTTTGGCCAGCAGCAAAAAGTTGTATTAGATAAGATTATTGCTCAAGTCGGAGACAATATTATTTTAAAGTCTGAAATTGATCAAGGCGTAAATCAATATAAAAATGCGCCTAATGCACAGAATCTACCTCCTGATCTGGATTGCGAAATATTGCAAAATCAAATAATGCGCAAAGCTTTAGCTATACAGGCACAGCGGGATTCTTTACCTTTTTCCAATGATGAAGTAGAAGCAGCCTTTCAAAACCGGATGCGGTATTTTATGAGTATGTATGGCTCTAAAGAGGCTGTAGAGAAAGCTTCTGGCATGACTATTGATCAAATGCACGATAACCTTTTACCGGATTTACGGGAACAATTGCTGTCTCAAAAAATGCAGCAAAAAATAACACAGGACGTTACTGTAACACCAGCCGAAGTAGAAGCTTATTTTAATCAGATTCCAAAAGATAGTTTGCGTTTTTATGAAAGTCAATTTGAAGCCAACCAAATAATAATCTATCCTACACCCAATCAAGATGTTGTAGATTTAATAAAAAGTCAATTAGAGGGTTGGAAAAAGGAAGTAGAGACCGGGAAAGCGAATTTTAGCAACCTGGCTAAATTGTATTCGGATGATCCAAGCGCAAAAGATAATGGTGGACAATTTAGTATGAATAGAGAAGATGATAAAGGGAAGTTTGATCCGGATTTTATGGCTGCTGCATTCCGTTTGCGTGAAGGGCAGATTTCACCGGTTGTAAAATCACAATTCGGTTATCATATTATTCAAATGGTTAGTCGTGCTGGTAACGATGCTATTGTTCGTCATATATTGAAAATACCTCCGGTAACAGATGTGGAAATAAAAGCCGCACTTAGTAAGTTAGATAGTGTCCGCAATCTATTAGTGGATAAAAAACTTTCTTTCGCTGCAGCATTTAGTTTATATAACGATAATAAAGATGCTAAATTTAATGCAGGCGCCATCATGGGAGGTTCGCCATATAATCCGATTACTCCTTTTACCATCGATGAAATGCAGGATAAAGACTTAGCTACGCTACTGCCTACAATGAAAGTAGGCGACTATTCTATTCCACAAGTATTTACGGATAATAATGGACGGAAGGCTGTGAGAATCGTCTATCTTCAATCTCGCACAAAGCCGCATAGGGAAAACTTGAGTGACGATTACGCTACAATACAATCAAATGCACTGGCTTATAAACAGCAAATGGCAATGAATAAATGGCTTACTACACACATGAAAGATTTCTATATTCAAATAGACCCTGCATATGCCCATTGTTCGGAATTGCAAGAATGGATGAAGAATTCTGAAAATAGAGTTGAACACTATTCTGCTAATAGTATAAAATAG